The Heterodontus francisci isolate sHetFra1 chromosome 13, sHetFra1.hap1, whole genome shotgun sequence genome includes a region encoding these proteins:
- the LOC137376720 gene encoding uncharacterized protein — protein MILSIVTTFLGREDLSLSDLKNLTKARLKELAAKLELELKPGAKKADMMEVIAQHLKVEEEKGNPDDNSVELARIQLQMKQLEQKRELEMKTLELKQEKEMKKLELQREKKKGRRENKKKQEKEKKKKGSKKEYSN, from the coding sequence ATGATTTTATCAATTGTTACAACTTTTCTGGGAagggaggacttatccctgagtgatttgaaaaacttaaccaaggctaggctaaaggaattggcagcaaagttggaattagagttaaaaccaggagccaaGAAAGCAGACATGatggaagtaatagcacagcatttgaaagtagaagaagaaaaaggcaatccagatgataattcagttgaattagctaggattcagttacagatgaagcagcttgaacagaaaagagaattggaaatgaaAACACTTGAGCTtaaacaggaaaaagaaatgaaaaaacttgaactacaaaGGGAAAAgaagaaaggcaggagagagaacaAGAAAAagcaagagaaagagaaaaagaagaaagggagcaagaaagagTATTCAAATTAA